A window of the Desulfotignum phosphitoxidans DSM 13687 genome harbors these coding sequences:
- the tolR gene encoding protein TolR: protein MRFESGNDALMSEINVTPFVDVMLVLLIIFMVTAPMMVQGVDVELPTATAGPLPSDEDHLMISVDKDRTVYLNNQEVSVAFLAEKLGAILENINSDAVYLKADKQVPYGVVVHVMSQIKKAGVKSLGMITLPDDADAS from the coding sequence ATGCGGTTTGAATCCGGTAATGATGCATTGATGTCTGAAATCAACGTGACACCGTTTGTGGACGTGATGCTGGTGCTGCTGATTATTTTTATGGTGACCGCGCCCATGATGGTGCAGGGGGTGGATGTGGAGCTGCCCACGGCCACTGCCGGACCGTTGCCGTCTGATGAGGATCATCTGATGATATCTGTGGACAAAGACCGCACAGTGTATCTGAACAATCAGGAAGTGTCAGTGGCGTTTCTGGCGGAAAAACTTGGAGCGATCCTGGAAAATATCAATTCCGATGCCGTGTATCTGAAAGCGGACAAACAGGTGCCATACGGGGTGGTGGTTCATGTGATGTCCCAGATCAAAAAGGCCGGAGTCAAAAGCCTGGGCATGATTACCCTTCCGGACGATGCAGATGCATCCTGA
- a CDS encoding energy transducer TonB, whose protein sequence is MALFFPIRDIRPRGFDTDEIRSRRLAVYLGISMGVHVLFFLVSIWLVEFRMPYKTPEVVQVDLVSFAPGEPGGPAAPKNVSDPVSLPDTSLDNASEPAVSEPANPPVENVPEPEPVAVLKPDLSLKSKPKNLEELMAKKPEPKPAPEPKPEPKPKSKPAEPAPENKPENPPEKKESDSQQQLAQAMERLASTVKKQDKSVTGTGTGPVSGSGTGGGTGRKGGTPLDFYKLVLQSTIQQNWVFNEMLAGLDQNMEVRILIKILKNGEIRDIIYETRSGNPYLDQSAKRAIQRANPLPALPPGMTSYDVVVIFTPKGLK, encoded by the coding sequence ATGGCACTTTTTTTCCCGATCAGAGATATCAGACCCCGGGGCTTTGACACAGACGAGATCCGTTCCCGGCGTCTGGCCGTGTATCTAGGGATTTCCATGGGTGTCCATGTGCTTTTTTTCCTGGTCAGCATCTGGCTGGTTGAATTCAGGATGCCTTACAAAACCCCGGAAGTGGTGCAGGTGGATCTGGTATCGTTTGCCCCGGGAGAGCCCGGCGGTCCGGCAGCCCCAAAAAATGTGTCAGATCCTGTATCTTTGCCGGATACGTCTTTGGACAATGCATCGGAACCTGCGGTTTCAGAACCGGCAAATCCCCCGGTTGAAAATGTGCCTGAGCCGGAACCTGTGGCCGTGCTGAAGCCGGATCTCAGCTTGAAGTCAAAACCTAAAAATCTCGAAGAGCTGATGGCAAAAAAGCCTGAACCCAAACCTGCGCCGGAACCCAAACCCGAGCCCAAACCAAAATCAAAGCCGGCTGAACCAGCGCCTGAAAACAAGCCGGAAAACCCACCTGAAAAAAAAGAATCCGATTCACAGCAGCAACTGGCACAGGCCATGGAACGTCTTGCCAGCACAGTGAAAAAACAGGACAAGTCCGTGACTGGTACGGGCACGGGACCGGTGTCCGGTTCCGGTACAGGCGGAGGGACCGGCAGAAAAGGGGGGACGCCCCTGGATTTTTATAAACTGGTGCTGCAATCTACCATTCAGCAGAACTGGGTGTTCAATGAGATGCTGGCCGGACTGGACCAGAATATGGAGGTCCGGATATTGATAAAAATTTTGAAAAACGGGGAAATAAGAGATATTATCTATGAAACCCGGTCTGGTAATCCATACCTGGACCAGAGTGCCAAACGGGCGATTCAGCGGGCCAACCCCCTGCCGGCGCTGCCCCCGGGCATGACATCTTATGATGTGGTGGTAATTTTTACCCCGAAAGGATTGAAATGA
- the tolB gene encoding Tol-Pal system beta propeller repeat protein TolB: MTRRFVVSAIMLLLMGLLMAPDRLTAAPYDTIQVSNPFLNKTPIALPAFKALTGSPAETRIGAEALETLENGLAFTGFLKQVNPAAFLADPSNTGIQMSQINFSDWTGIGAELLITGGVEEKDGRVKLALRLFDTFNHQLLKGKVYTGPPDQVRRMIHLFCAEVSHALTGKWGVFASKLTFVSTVDGNKEIFVSDFDGHNPTRFTRHKSISLSPAWSSDGQWLAYVSYAGGKPDIYIRHLEQERGTVIKRDGMNITPAWMPGQDKLAVALSFSGNQEIYLLTRQGEMIKKITSSWGINVSPQFSPDGGKLAFVSNRSGTPQIYIKDLSSGEVDRVTFQGRYNTSPAWSPDGKKIAYVGIEKNRIDIYMVQLDQGPGMPVQLTRNQGDNEDPAWSPDGNLIVFTSTRDGRGGAVFVMTAAGTDQRRLMNMPGRQTQPRWSKPMTYKE, translated from the coding sequence ATGACCAGGCGATTTGTAGTGTCCGCCATCATGCTTTTGCTGATGGGTTTGTTGATGGCGCCGGACCGGTTAACGGCAGCCCCGTATGATACCATTCAGGTGAGTAATCCTTTTTTAAATAAAACCCCCATCGCTTTGCCCGCATTCAAGGCATTGACGGGCAGCCCGGCGGAAACCCGGATCGGTGCAGAAGCGCTGGAAACCCTTGAAAACGGACTGGCGTTCACCGGATTCTTGAAACAGGTCAATCCGGCCGCGTTTCTGGCGGATCCGTCAAACACCGGTATTCAGATGTCACAGATCAATTTTTCAGACTGGACGGGCATCGGTGCGGAACTGCTGATCACGGGCGGGGTTGAGGAAAAAGACGGCCGGGTGAAACTGGCACTGCGGCTGTTTGACACATTCAATCATCAGCTGTTGAAAGGCAAAGTCTACACCGGGCCTCCGGATCAGGTCCGGCGCATGATACACCTGTTCTGCGCGGAAGTGTCCCATGCGCTGACCGGCAAATGGGGGGTCTTTGCCAGCAAACTGACCTTTGTTTCCACGGTGGATGGAAACAAGGAAATTTTTGTGAGTGATTTTGACGGGCACAACCCCACCCGGTTCACCCGTCACAAAAGTATCAGCCTGTCTCCGGCCTGGTCTTCGGACGGACAATGGCTGGCGTATGTGTCCTATGCCGGGGGCAAGCCCGATATTTATATCCGGCATCTGGAACAGGAACGGGGCACGGTGATCAAACGCGACGGCATGAACATCACCCCGGCCTGGATGCCGGGACAGGACAAATTGGCTGTGGCGTTGAGCTTTTCCGGAAATCAGGAAATATATCTGTTGACCCGGCAGGGAGAAATGATTAAAAAGATAACCAGCAGCTGGGGAATCAATGTGTCGCCGCAGTTTTCACCGGATGGCGGTAAACTGGCGTTTGTTTCCAACCGGTCCGGTACCCCTCAGATTTACATCAAGGATCTATCCTCCGGGGAGGTTGACCGGGTGACGTTTCAGGGAAGATACAACACGTCTCCGGCCTGGTCTCCGGATGGAAAAAAAATTGCTTATGTGGGGATCGAGAAGAACCGGATCGATATTTATATGGTCCAGCTGGACCAAGGGCCCGGCATGCCCGTGCAGCTGACCCGAAACCAGGGAGACAATGAGGATCCGGCCTGGTCTCCGGACGGGAACCTGATCGTTTTTACATCCACCCGGGACGGCCGGGGAGGCGCCGTGTTTGTGATGACGGCAGCCGGAACCGACCAGCGCCGGTTGATGAATATGCCGGGGCGACAGACCCAGCCCCGCTGGTCGAAACCCATGACATACAAAGAATAA
- the pal gene encoding peptidoglycan-associated lipoprotein Pal, whose protein sequence is MNKKLGLHVLMAILVAGLFLTASCAKKTVVSDSTAIEDQTQASAEAAAAEAARIAEQERIRQQELAEEADRKSAMEQARAQAAQTRFLHQHIHFEFDSAQLTDTARALLREKADWLKANPGHSIVVEGHCDERGTTEYNLALGERRAGAVKQYLQDLGIGSFRMTTVSYGEERPLDPGQNEAAYSKNRRAQFVLK, encoded by the coding sequence ATGAACAAAAAACTGGGATTACATGTATTAATGGCAATTCTTGTGGCCGGACTTTTTTTGACGGCATCCTGTGCCAAGAAAACAGTGGTGTCCGACTCCACGGCCATTGAAGATCAGACACAGGCATCCGCGGAAGCGGCAGCTGCGGAAGCGGCCAGAATAGCGGAACAGGAACGGATCCGCCAGCAGGAACTGGCCGAGGAAGCGGATAGAAAATCAGCCATGGAACAGGCCCGGGCCCAAGCCGCCCAGACCCGTTTCCTGCATCAGCATATCCACTTTGAATTTGACAGTGCCCAGCTGACGGACACGGCAAGGGCTCTGCTTCGGGAAAAAGCGGACTGGCTCAAGGCCAATCCGGGCCACAGCATTGTCGTTGAAGGACATTGTGATGAAAGGGGAACCACGGAATACAACCTGGCTTTGGGGGAACGACGTGCTGGTGCGGTCAAACAGTATCTGCAGGATCTGGGTATTGGATCATTCCGGATGACCACGGTCAGCTACGGGGAAGAAAGACCTCTGGATCCGGGCCAGAATGAAGCGGCATACAGTAAAAACCGCCGGGCACAGTTTGTCTTGAAATAA
- the ybgF gene encoding tol-pal system protein YbgF — protein sequence MKNIVLTICVMLWVPVLSGCVSSDQYQMLENRVNALEMENTRLRQFRNQVADLSSAIEDLEKKVQATDQVSRENIADINQELQQMHKKYAQLQGMMEETAYRLGGTDLGIQTDSTQILDRMDRAISRNHTRITRLETYMGFEPTVPGTNGADSSDDAASPDVGADAGQAKAEMPVSDRSAYEQAKKTFDAGDMEAARIQFENFINTFPESSYAGNARFWIADSYYAEKWYEKAILEYQKVLEQYPDSNKTAAARLKQGYAFAELGENANARLILNELISRYPDSRESEFAKTKLKTLQ from the coding sequence ATGAAAAACATTGTTTTAACCATCTGCGTCATGCTGTGGGTGCCGGTGCTGTCCGGATGTGTGTCGTCGGATCAATACCAGATGTTGGAAAATCGCGTCAATGCCCTGGAAATGGAAAATACCCGGCTGCGTCAATTCCGGAACCAGGTTGCCGATTTGTCATCCGCCATTGAAGATCTGGAAAAAAAGGTGCAGGCCACGGACCAGGTATCCCGGGAAAATATTGCGGACATCAATCAGGAGCTGCAACAGATGCATAAAAAATACGCGCAGCTCCAGGGCATGATGGAGGAGACCGCCTATCGACTGGGTGGCACGGACCTGGGCATTCAGACAGATTCCACACAAATCCTGGACCGGATGGACCGGGCCATATCCCGCAATCATACCCGGATCACCCGGCTGGAAACTTACATGGGATTTGAACCCACCGTGCCCGGGACAAATGGGGCAGATTCGTCTGATGATGCCGCGTCACCCGATGTCGGGGCTGATGCCGGGCAGGCAAAAGCTGAAATGCCCGTGTCCGACCGATCCGCGTATGAGCAGGCCAAAAAGACCTTTGATGCCGGAGACATGGAGGCGGCCCGGATTCAGTTTGAAAATTTTATCAATACGTTTCCCGAGTCTTCGTATGCCGGCAATGCCCGGTTCTGGATTGCAGACAGTTATTATGCGGAAAAATGGTATGAAAAAGCCATTCTGGAATATCAGAAGGTGCTGGAACAATACCCGGATTCCAACAAAACAGCGGCTGCCCGGCTCAAACAGGGATATGCCTTTGCCGAGCTGGGAGAAAATGCCAATGCCCGGCTGATTTTAAATGAACTGATCTCCCGGTATCCGGACTCCAGGGAATCGGAGTTTGCAAAAACAAAACTGAAAACACTTCAGTGA
- a CDS encoding crossover junction endodeoxyribonuclease RuvC: MTHKPIKVVGIDPGLAGTGIAVVEGDARAVNRYSFGCVSTASTDSLAFRLDTIYTRISQFLSDQVPDLVVIEDIYSLDKYPGSGILLGKVSGVLLVAAFRAGARVEEIAVREAKKIICGNGNADKFQMERSVRHFLNHPETIRPFHASDALGLAITGYFRYRKNDHDRIS; encoded by the coding sequence GTGACACATAAGCCGATCAAAGTGGTGGGCATCGATCCCGGACTGGCCGGTACGGGCATCGCAGTGGTGGAAGGCGATGCCCGGGCCGTGAACCGGTATTCCTTTGGATGCGTGTCCACGGCATCGACGGATTCCCTTGCCTTCCGGCTGGATACCATCTATACCCGCATCAGTCAGTTTCTATCGGACCAGGTCCCGGATCTGGTGGTGATCGAGGATATCTATTCGCTGGACAAATACCCGGGATCCGGGATTTTGCTGGGCAAGGTTTCCGGGGTGCTGCTGGTGGCGGCGTTCCGGGCCGGAGCCCGGGTGGAGGAAATCGCCGTGCGGGAAGCCAAAAAAATTATCTGCGGCAACGGCAATGCCGATAAATTTCAGATGGAGCGGTCCGTGCGCCATTTTTTAAATCATCCGGAAACCATTCGGCCGTTCCATGCGTCCGATGCACTGGGTCTGGCGATCACCGGATATTTCCGGTACAGGAAAAACGATCATGATCGGATATCTTGA
- the ruvA gene encoding Holliday junction branch migration protein RuvA: protein MIGYLEGQVLDGDSDAILLLAGQVGYEILVSPFTRAQVMAQSKETQVQLHIYYHVTERQPKPVLIGFLEKKDKAFFQLFISVSAIGPMKAVKAMVRPVGEIAAAIEDKQVSLLAKLPGIGPRTAEKVIATLHGKTREFAERAPARAPLSPVSPSPDNPEMVAMVTGVLVNQLGHSSGSAQRMIRAALEKNPGIHTPEALLDAIYQEGA, encoded by the coding sequence ATGATCGGATATCTTGAAGGACAGGTTTTGGACGGTGACTCTGATGCCATTTTGTTGCTGGCAGGGCAGGTGGGGTATGAAATTCTGGTCAGCCCGTTCACCCGGGCCCAGGTGATGGCGCAATCCAAAGAAACTCAGGTTCAGCTGCATATTTATTATCATGTGACCGAACGCCAGCCCAAACCGGTTTTGATCGGATTTCTGGAAAAAAAGGACAAGGCGTTTTTTCAATTGTTTATTTCCGTTTCCGCCATCGGCCCCATGAAAGCGGTCAAGGCCATGGTCCGCCCCGTGGGAGAAATTGCCGCCGCCATCGAGGACAAACAGGTATCTTTGCTGGCGAAACTGCCCGGCATCGGGCCCCGGACAGCGGAAAAAGTGATTGCCACCCTGCACGGCAAAACCCGGGAATTTGCCGAAAGAGCCCCGGCCCGGGCACCTTTGTCACCGGTATCACCTTCCCCGGACAATCCGGAAATGGTGGCAATGGTGACCGGGGTTCTGGTGAACCAGTTGGGACATTCTTCCGGTTCGGCCCAGCGCATGATCCGGGCCGCACTTGAAAAAAATCCCGGTATCCATACCCCGGAAGCGCTGCTGGATGCTATTTACCAGGAAGGAGCCTGA
- the ruvB gene encoding Holliday junction branch migration DNA helicase RuvB, which yields MTDDILSYQSDVKGVVTAQPTPEDRTPDIVSLRPERFEDYVGQNATVETLKIAIQAAKLRNEPLDHILLHGPPGLGKTTICHIIANEMGKDLTITSGPTLEKGGDLMGILTHLADGEFLFIDEIHRIPKVVEEFLYPAMEDFAVDFVFDKGIHARSHRYRLRRFVLVGATTRVGLLSSPLRDRFGLFRTLDFYTPEELVVIIHRSARLLETQITKDGAMSLAKRSRGTPRIANRLLKRVRDFAQVRSDGRVTRETVQAALALEGIDHLGLTRLDRSYLETIIDFYHGGPVGIEAIAATLQEETDTLVDVVEPFLLKIGLVLRTSSGRKASNPAYQHLNKVPEETSR from the coding sequence ATGACCGATGATATATTGTCCTATCAATCGGATGTCAAAGGGGTGGTCACGGCCCAGCCGACCCCGGAGGACCGGACCCCGGATATCGTGTCTTTGCGGCCCGAGCGGTTTGAGGATTATGTGGGTCAGAATGCCACCGTGGAGACGTTGAAAATTGCCATTCAGGCGGCCAAACTCAGAAACGAACCTTTGGATCACATTCTGCTGCACGGTCCGCCCGGACTGGGTAAAACCACCATCTGCCATATCATTGCCAATGAAATGGGAAAAGATCTCACCATTACGTCCGGCCCCACCCTGGAAAAAGGCGGAGACCTCATGGGCATTTTAACCCATCTGGCGGATGGGGAGTTTTTGTTCATCGATGAAATCCACCGGATCCCCAAAGTGGTGGAGGAATTTCTTTATCCGGCCATGGAAGATTTTGCCGTGGATTTTGTGTTTGACAAGGGAATTCATGCCAGAAGCCACCGGTACCGGTTGCGGCGGTTCGTGCTGGTGGGGGCCACCACCCGGGTGGGACTGCTTTCCTCACCGTTGCGGGACCGGTTCGGTCTGTTCCGGACCCTGGATTTTTATACACCCGAGGAACTGGTGGTCATTATCCATCGGTCGGCCCGGCTTCTGGAGACCCAGATTACCAAAGACGGGGCAATGTCCCTGGCAAAACGGTCCCGGGGAACCCCGCGGATCGCCAACCGGCTTCTCAAACGGGTGCGGGACTTTGCCCAGGTCCGGTCCGACGGCCGGGTGACCCGGGAAACCGTCCAGGCGGCCCTGGCACTGGAAGGGATCGACCATCTGGGCCTGACCCGGCTGGACCGCAGCTATCTTGAGACCATCATCGATTTTTATCACGGGGGCCCCGTGGGCATTGAAGCCATTGCCGCCACCCTGCAGGAAGAGACTGATACCCTGGTGGATGTGGTGGAACCTTTTTTGTTGAAAATCGGCCTGGTGTTGCGGACTTCCAGCGGCCGGAAAGCATCAAACCCGGCATATCAACATCTCAATAAAGTCCCTGAAGAGACATCAAGGTAA
- a CDS encoding L,D-transpeptidase family protein produces MKYLIWLMACLFTAGAPALAGSLPAAVIALPRGEHAILVEKQTQRFYIFRADSDSSELIRVFDTNCSTGEAFGPKQVEGDKKTPEGIYFIIDEHEDKDLTPIYGPRAFPTDYPHFLDRQQGKTGYAIWIHGTNKPLTPMDTNGCIALENKDVRRLSDYVTRYVTPVIIQKTIQYTNADVLAAWKTGVIRFVDKWVRTHMTGTAADYMTLHVPGADPDRFDWDAWEQQRQRAAVSENPLQIQTSRMGIYRLKDTLVVAMDFALIRGQKHLTLGRRKLFLQGNMPESLWIAADEFQDSDRVQPSLAILAAGADRLLESK; encoded by the coding sequence ATGAAATATTTGATCTGGTTGATGGCCTGTCTGTTCACAGCAGGTGCGCCTGCGCTGGCCGGATCCCTGCCGGCCGCAGTGATCGCACTGCCCCGGGGGGAGCATGCCATTCTGGTGGAAAAACAGACCCAGCGGTTTTATATCTTTCGGGCGGATTCTGATTCTTCAGAATTGATCCGGGTGTTTGACACGAATTGCTCTACGGGGGAAGCGTTCGGTCCCAAACAGGTGGAAGGGGATAAAAAAACCCCGGAAGGGATCTATTTTATCATCGATGAGCATGAAGACAAGGATTTGACCCCGATTTACGGCCCCCGGGCGTTTCCCACGGATTATCCCCATTTTCTGGACCGGCAGCAGGGAAAAACCGGGTACGCCATTTGGATTCACGGCACCAACAAGCCGTTGACGCCCATGGATACGAACGGATGTATCGCCCTGGAAAACAAGGATGTCCGCCGTTTGTCCGATTATGTCACAAGATATGTCACCCCCGTGATCATCCAGAAGACGATTCAGTATACCAATGCGGATGTACTGGCTGCATGGAAAACAGGGGTGATCCGGTTTGTGGACAAATGGGTCCGAACCCATATGACCGGAACCGCCGCGGATTACATGACATTGCATGTGCCGGGCGCGGATCCGGACCGGTTTGACTGGGATGCCTGGGAACAACAAAGGCAACGGGCTGCCGTGTCTGAAAACCCATTGCAGATTCAGACATCGCGGATGGGCATTTACCGGCTCAAGGATACCCTGGTGGTGGCCATGGACTTTGCATTGATCCGGGGGCAAAAACATCTGACGCTGGGTCGGCGCAAATTGTTTTTACAGGGAAATATGCCGGAATCACTCTGGATTGCGGCCGATGAATTCCAGGATTCAGATCGTGTTCAGCCGTCTCTGGCAATTCTGGCAGCCGGTGCGGACCGTCTGCTGGAATCAAAATAA
- the rplM gene encoding 50S ribosomal protein L13 → MKKYTYSAKRADNQENWCVIDAADQVLGRLASQVAYRIRGKHNPLYTPHVDTGDWVVVINADKIRLTGNKLDQKNYYRHSGYVGSLKSQTAREMLEKNPEEVLKKAVQGMLPKNRLGRKLNKKLFVYAGDQHPHAAQKPEPVEIKG, encoded by the coding sequence GTGAAAAAATATACGTACAGTGCCAAAAGAGCGGATAACCAGGAAAACTGGTGTGTGATCGATGCAGCGGACCAGGTGTTGGGCCGGCTGGCATCCCAGGTGGCCTACCGGATTCGGGGCAAGCATAATCCCTTGTATACCCCCCATGTGGATACCGGAGACTGGGTGGTGGTAATTAACGCGGATAAAATCCGTCTGACCGGCAACAAACTGGATCAGAAAAATTACTATCGTCATTCCGGGTATGTGGGAAGTCTGAAATCCCAGACAGCCAGGGAAATGCTGGAAAAGAACCCGGAAGAGGTCCTTAAAAAAGCGGTTCAGGGCATGCTGCCTAAAAACCGGCTGGGCAGAAAACTGAACAAAAAATTGTTCGTGTATGCCGGCGATCAGCATCCCCATGCGGCCCAAAAACCGGAACCCGTTGAAATTAAAGGATAA
- the rpsI gene encoding 30S ribosomal protein S9, with protein MESGNVFYATGKRKKSIAKIWLLPGTGKMTVNDRDLDEYFDIGVNRDALAAPLSLTQMDDAFDVRIRVMGGGQTGQAGAVRQGLSKALVQVDPELRGVLKNAGFLTRDSRQKERKKYGQKGARASFQFSKR; from the coding sequence ATGGAAAGTGGAAACGTGTTTTACGCGACAGGAAAACGGAAAAAGTCCATAGCCAAAATCTGGCTGTTACCGGGTACCGGAAAAATGACGGTGAATGACCGGGATCTGGATGAGTATTTTGATATCGGAGTTAACCGGGATGCGCTGGCAGCCCCTCTTTCACTGACACAGATGGATGATGCCTTTGATGTGCGTATCCGTGTGATGGGCGGCGGGCAGACCGGTCAGGCCGGTGCGGTCCGTCAGGGATTGTCCAAGGCCCTGGTGCAGGTGGACCCGGAACTGCGGGGCGTGCTCAAGAATGCCGGATTTCTGACCCGGGATTCCCGTCAGAAAGAACGGAAAAAATATGGTCAAAAAGGGGCCAGAGCCAGTTTCCAGTTTTCCAAAAGATAA
- a CDS encoding exonuclease domain-containing protein encodes MVKKGPEPVSSFPKDKIYLFYDLETSGLDPAFDQVLTFAGIRTDSRLREIDRTSLTIRLRKDIIPSPSAFVTHCLTMKDLADGQCEYQAARLLHSLFNTPDTVSVGYNSLGFDDEFLRFLFYRNLLEPYTHQYANGCFRADILPVAALYKRFCTPPVIQWPCLDNGRPTLKLEHIAKENQFITSGPAHDAMADVEALVALCRRFTQRSDMWAYALGFFDKQTDLKRVAAMAETCRIKDRFFRNALMVSSSFGPDAGYLAPVLHIGGAIPYANQQLWIRLDRPECGKINPDTGQFNWFPVRKKPADQWLVLPALERFTDRLTDTARKTAGDVIAMFRGNGSVFLDTIQVHRAYAYPEIPDLDPDAALYQDGFFTAQEKKDIARFHDAGPFDISDRNTLSRVLATLKTPRVHTLAARILSRNYQVPATEEFRDHLEKLANGDKITGFRGDEKFTLPEAIADLADPEFKPENLDMRQRNALQSIDAYLGQWTA; translated from the coding sequence ATGGTCAAAAAGGGGCCAGAGCCAGTTTCCAGTTTTCCAAAAGATAAGATTTATCTGTTTTACGACCTGGAGACCTCGGGTCTTGATCCGGCGTTTGACCAGGTGTTGACTTTTGCCGGGATCCGCACGGATTCCCGGCTTCGGGAAATTGACCGAACCAGCCTGACCATCCGGCTTCGCAAGGATATCATTCCATCTCCCAGTGCGTTTGTCACCCATTGTCTGACCATGAAAGATCTGGCAGACGGGCAATGTGAATACCAGGCTGCCCGTCTGCTGCATTCGCTTTTCAATACCCCGGACACGGTCAGCGTGGGGTATAATTCGCTGGGGTTTGATGACGAATTTTTACGCTTTCTCTTCTACCGGAATCTGCTGGAACCCTATACCCATCAATATGCCAATGGCTGCTTTCGGGCGGATATTCTGCCGGTTGCCGCGTTGTATAAACGATTCTGCACCCCGCCTGTCATTCAATGGCCCTGCCTGGACAATGGCCGGCCGACATTGAAACTGGAACATATCGCCAAAGAAAATCAGTTCATCACTTCCGGCCCGGCCCATGATGCCATGGCGGATGTGGAAGCCCTGGTGGCCCTGTGCAGACGATTTACCCAGCGATCCGACATGTGGGCCTATGCCCTGGGGTTTTTTGACAAGCAGACGGACTTGAAACGGGTGGCGGCGATGGCTGAAACCTGCCGGATCAAAGATCGGTTTTTTCGCAACGCGTTGATGGTGTCATCCTCATTCGGTCCGGATGCCGGGTATCTCGCCCCGGTGCTGCATATCGGCGGTGCCATTCCCTATGCCAATCAGCAGCTTTGGATTCGGCTGGACCGGCCGGAATGTGGAAAGATCAATCCGGACACCGGTCAATTTAACTGGTTTCCCGTACGGAAAAAACCGGCGGACCAGTGGCTGGTGCTGCCGGCCCTGGAACGTTTCACGGACCGGTTGACAGATACGGCCCGGAAAACCGCCGGGGATGTGATCGCCATGTTCCGGGGAAATGGTTCCGTTTTTCTGGATACCATTCAAGTGCATCGCGCTTATGCCTATCCAGAGATCCCGGATCTGGACCCGGATGCGGCCCTGTATCAGGACGGTTTTTTTACGGCACAAGAAAAAAAAGATATCGCCCGGTTTCATGATGCCGGCCCGTTTGACATCTCAGACAGAAATACCTTGTCCCGGGTTTTGGCCACATTGAAGACACCCAGGGTCCATACCCTGGCGGCCCGGATTCTATCGCGCAATTATCAGGTGCCGGCGACAGAAGAATTCAGGGATCATCTGGAGAAACTGGCAAACGGGGATAAAATCACGGGATTTCGCGGTGATGAAAAATTCACCCTGCCAGAGGCCATAGCCGATCTGGCAGATCCGGAATTCAAGCCGGAAAACCTGGACATGCGCCAACGCAATGCACTGCAAAGCATTGACGCATATCTTGGGCAATGGACGGCATGA
- a CDS encoding HU family DNA-binding protein encodes MNKGDLINKVAEVLESKKDAQKAVDCVVQAVTDALANNDSVTLVGFGTFKTAERKARKGRNPQTGKEIDIPARNVPKFIPGKALKEAVK; translated from the coding sequence ATGAACAAAGGCGATTTAATCAACAAGGTTGCAGAAGTACTGGAAAGTAAAAAAGATGCCCAAAAGGCTGTTGACTGTGTGGTTCAGGCAGTCACCGATGCGCTTGCCAACAATGACTCCGTGACCCTGGTGGGTTTTGGTACCTTTAAAACAGCGGAAAGAAAAGCCAGAAAAGGCAGAAATCCCCAGACCGGAAAAGAGATCGATATCCCGGCGAGAAACGTTCCCAAATTCATCCCTGGAAAAGCGTTGAAAGAAGCCGTTAAATAA